The Chryseobacterium sp. G0186 genome includes the window AGACAAAAGTAGCCATCATCGGAACGGTAGGTTTACCTGCTAAATACGGAGGTTTTGAAACTTTAACGGCACATCTTGTAGAAGAGCTTGCCGACACTTATGATTTTACAGTGTACTGCTCATCAAAAAAATACACAAAAGAAGAAAGAACCGAAAGCTGGAAAGGGGCCAAACTAAAATATCTTCCTCTTGATGCCAACGGAATTCAAAGCATACCGTATGATACGTTATCAATTTTTCATGCTTTATTTACCAGTGATGTTTTATTGGTTTTAGGAGTTGCAGGCGCCTGGTTATTACCATTTGTAAAGTTATTTACCCGTAAAAAAATCATCATTTCGATTGACGGTATAGAATGGAAAAGAGATAAATGGTCTTTACCTGCAAAATTATACCTGTGGTGGGCAGAAAAACTGGCCGTGAGATTTTCCCACATTGATATTTCTGATAATGAATCTATTCAGGATTATACTTCTTTACGATATAAAACGATCAGCAGGGTCATAGAATATGGTGCAGACCACACAAAAGTCAATTTGACCCCGACTTCTGAAAATAGAGAAAAATACCCTTTTTTATCCGAAGAATATGCCGTAAAGGTCTGCAGAATAGAACCGGAAAATCATGTTCATACCATTTTAAAAGTGTTCAGTGAACTTCCTGACCGTACGCTGGTATTGGTTGGCAACTGGAAAAACAGCCCGTATGGAATTGATATGAAACAGCAATATTCAGGCTTTAAAAATATTCATCTTCTGGATCCTATTTATGATCAGGAAATGATAGATCTTATCCGCGGAAATGCTTCTCTCTATATCCACGGACATTCTGCAGGAGGCACCAATCCTTCTTTGGTAGAAGCAATGTTTTTAGGGCTGCCCATCATAAGCAATGGAGTTTCTTACAACAGAACCACGACTGAGGATCAGGCTTTTTATTTTTCCAATGAAGAAGATCTTAAAAATATTTTAAATAAAATGACAAGAGAAGATCTCCGGAATTGTGCCGTACAGATGAAGAAAATAGCAGAGAGAAGATATACCTGGAAAAAAATAGCAAAAAAATACAGTCAGCTGATTGAAGAGACTTTTACAGTCAACAAAAAAACAAATGTTTACCCTATGATTTCAAAACTAGACAAAAAAATTCTTGAAAAATATAACCTGGAACATTTGAAAAATATACAGCTGTTCAACAGTTCAAATAAAACCGCTTAAAACCAAACGCCATGAAAAATTGTATAGAACTATCCATACTGGGAATCCTTGCTTTCACTTTATCGATGTGTATCATTCCACTGATGAGAGCGGCTGCCCAAAAACTTAAATTAGTAGATGTTCCCAATTCAAGAAAAGTTCATCAGACGGCAATTCCTCTCATTGGAGGCTTAGTGATAGGCATTGTTGTTAGTTTACTGATGGGAGCTACCGTCAGTAACAGCCTGAAAGAGATACTTCCGATCATCATCACTTCATACATTATGCTGTTGGTAGGAACTTTAGATGACAAAACGGACATTAAGGCAATCTATAAGCTGGGGATACAACTCTGTGTGAGTGTAATAATAGCAACATCCGGAATCAGAATATCTTCTTTGTACGGGCTATTCGGAGTTTATGAAATCAATATTTACCTGCAATACATTCTTACCGTTTTGGTTATTACCACTGCAGTGAACTCCTTTAATCTGATCGATGGAATAGACGGATTGGCAGGAAGCGTTGCAGGAATAGGTTTTGGTCTATTTTTTATTATCACTCTTATAGAAGGCAACATTAGCCTTGCAAAAATTGGCATTTTGTTCATCGGCAGTATCCTGGCTTTCCTCAAATACAATTTTTCTCAAAAAAACAAAATATTTTTAGGGAACTCCGGGGCATTATTTTTAGGATACCTATTAATTTGTTTAGGTATTTATATTACGAAATTTGACCACAGTACGACTCATTTCCCTTATGGTATCTTCTTCATTCTGTTTGTATTTACCGTCCCGGTCATAGATTCTGTAAGAGTATATGCCGATAGAATTTTAAGAGGAAAATCTGCATTCAAAGCAGATAAAACACACATCCATCATCACCTTTTACAATTGGGTCTGTCTCACAAAAAAATTACTCTGATCTTTTTATCAATCAATGTTATCGTTCTTGCCATTCAGATCATTTTTTTCAACAACTACTCTATTTACACCATACTATTTTCTTTCCTTGCTTTTATCCTAATATTTAAGCTGATCAAAGCTATCAACCTTTTTTTAACCTGGAAAAATAACATCAAACAAATGGAAAATTCATAAACATATCTTATAAAATGAAAATAGAATCATATAAAAACTGACATTTATTTTTTTTTATAGTTTTTTTCAGAAACTAAAATGATTTGGCTGTAAAACAATTGAAATCCTCTGTAAATATTTCACTGCATAATTCGATACTTCTTTGGTTGTGGGTACAAGACCATTCAAGCCATCTAATTATTGGAAAACTGATAATTTAACTTTTGATGAATGTTAGAAATTAAATTGATAAAAATGAGCCTTGTAATTCTTGTTTAATTTGGCTTAAACGAATTAAATCATCGATAAAAGTGTTTGAAGATACGCTCGTTAAGGTCACCAAAACCCAAATGGCGCCACTTAAAACAAGTGGCGCCATTTATTTTTAGAATCTTTTCATTGAAGTATTAAGACACTTAAAATCATGAAAATTTAACTTGATTTT containing:
- a CDS encoding DUF1972 domain-containing protein, with product MKTKVAIIGTVGLPAKYGGFETLTAHLVEELADTYDFTVYCSSKKYTKEERTESWKGAKLKYLPLDANGIQSIPYDTLSIFHALFTSDVLLVLGVAGAWLLPFVKLFTRKKIIISIDGIEWKRDKWSLPAKLYLWWAEKLAVRFSHIDISDNESIQDYTSLRYKTISRVIEYGADHTKVNLTPTSENREKYPFLSEEYAVKVCRIEPENHVHTILKVFSELPDRTLVLVGNWKNSPYGIDMKQQYSGFKNIHLLDPIYDQEMIDLIRGNASLYIHGHSAGGTNPSLVEAMFLGLPIISNGVSYNRTTTEDQAFYFSNEEDLKNILNKMTREDLRNCAVQMKKIAERRYTWKKIAKKYSQLIEETFTVNKKTNVYPMISKLDKKILEKYNLEHLKNIQLFNSSNKTA
- a CDS encoding glycosyltransferase family 4 protein, coding for MKNCIELSILGILAFTLSMCIIPLMRAAAQKLKLVDVPNSRKVHQTAIPLIGGLVIGIVVSLLMGATVSNSLKEILPIIITSYIMLLVGTLDDKTDIKAIYKLGIQLCVSVIIATSGIRISSLYGLFGVYEINIYLQYILTVLVITTAVNSFNLIDGIDGLAGSVAGIGFGLFFIITLIEGNISLAKIGILFIGSILAFLKYNFSQKNKIFLGNSGALFLGYLLICLGIYITKFDHSTTHFPYGIFFILFVFTVPVIDSVRVYADRILRGKSAFKADKTHIHHHLLQLGLSHKKITLIFLSINVIVLAIQIIFFNNYSIYTILFSFLAFILIFKLIKAINLFLTWKNNIKQMENS